One window of the Acinonyx jubatus isolate Ajub_Pintada_27869175 chromosome A2, VMU_Ajub_asm_v1.0, whole genome shotgun sequence genome contains the following:
- the ABHD14A gene encoding protein ABHD14A isoform X3, which produces MVAALFGCWFRVGGARSGVSGPVIPVGRTVVQTSMSRSQVALLGLGLLLMLLLYVGLPGPPEQTSWLWGGPNVTILAGLTPGNSPIFYREVLPLHRARRVEVVLLHGKAFNSHTWEQLGTLQLLAQRGYRAVALDLPGFGNSAPSKEASTEAGRAELLERVLRDLEVRNAVLVSPSLSGRYALPFLIQGHHQLRGFVPIAPASTQNYTQEQFWAVKTPTLILYGELDRILARESLRQLRHLPNHSVVKLRDAGHACYLHKPQDFHLVLLAFLDHLP; this is translated from the exons ATGGTTGCGGCGCTGTTTGGCTGCTGGTTCCGCGTGGGCGGGGCCCGCTCTGGGGTGTCCGGCCCGGTCATCCCGGTCGGTCGG acTGTGGTACAGACCTCCATGAGCCGGTCCCAGGTAGCcctgctgggcctgggcctgcTGCTCATGCTGCTACTGTACGTGGGGCTGCCAGGCCCCCCTGAGCAGACCTCCTGGCTCTGGGGAGGCCCCAATGTCACAATCCTGGCTGGTCTCACCCCTGGCAACTCCCCCATCTTTTACCGCGAGGTGCTCCCACTCCACCGGGCACGCAG ggtggaggtggtgctgcTCCATGGAAAGGCCTTTAACTCCCACACGTGGGAGCAGCTGGGCACACTGCAGCTGCTGGCGCAGAGGGGCTACCGGGCCGTGGCCCTTGACCTCCCAG GTTTTGGGAACTCAGCACCTTCCAAGGAGGCAAGCACAGAGGCAGGGCGGGCAGAGCTGCTGGAGCGAGTGCTTCGAGACCTGGAGGTGCGGAATGCCGTGTTGGTGAGCCCCTCTCTGAGTGGCCGTTATGCCCTGCCCTTTTTGATCCAAGGCCACCACCAGCTGCGTGGATTCGTGCCCATCGCACCCGCCTCCACCCAGAACTACACCCAGGAACAATTCTGGGCCGTGAAG ACCCCGACTCTCATCCTGTATGGGGAGCTGGACCGCATCCTGGCTCGGGAGTCACTGCGGCAGCTCCGTCACCTGCCCAACCACTCCGTGGTGAAGCTGCGTGATGCAGGCCACGCTTGCTACCTCCACAAGCCTCAAGACTTCCACCTTGTCCTCCTTGCCTTCCTTGACCACCTGCCTTGA
- the ABHD14B gene encoding putative protein-lysine deacylase ABHD14B, giving the protein MAGVEQHEGTIQVQGQSLFFREARPGGGQAACFSVLLLHGIRFSSETWQNLGTLHSLAQAGYRAVAIDLPGLGRSKEAAAPAPIGELVPSSFLAAVVDALDLGPPVVISPSLSGMYSLPFLTAPGSQLRGYVPVAPICTDKINAADYASVKTSTLIVYGDQDPMGLTSFEHLKHLPNHRVLVMEGAGHPCYLDKPGEWHTGLLDFLQGLA; this is encoded by the exons ATGGCGGGTGTGGAGCAGCACGAGGGCACCATCCAGGTGCAGGGCCAGAGCCTCTTCTTCCGAGAGGCTCGGCCAGGCGGTGGACAGGCTGCCTGCTTCTCAGTTCTGCTGTTGCATGGTATCCGCTTCTCCTCTGAGACCTGGCAGAACCTGGGCACGCTGCACAGTCTGGCTCAGGCTGGCTACCGGGCTGTGGCCATCGACCTGCCAG GTCTGGGGCGCTCCAAGGAAGCAGCAGCCCCTGCCCCTATTGGAGAGCTGGTCCCCAGCAGCTTCCTGGCAGCTGTGGTAGATGCCTTGGACCTGGGCCCCCCAGTTGTGATCAGCCCGTCATTGAGTGGCATGTACTCCCTGCCCTTCCTGACGGCCCCTGGCTCCCAGCTCCGGGGCTACGTGCCAGTGGCCCCTATCTGCACTGACAAAATCAATGCTGCCGACTATGCCAGTGTGAAG aCCTCAACACTTATTGTATATGGAGACCAGGACCCCATGGGTCTGACCAGCTTTGAGCACCTGAAGCATCTGCCCAACCACCGTGTGTTGGTcatggagggggcagggcaccCCTGTTACCTTGACAAACCTGGGGAGTGGCACACAGGGCTGCTGGATTTCCTGCAGGGGCTAGCATGA